In the genome of Nocardia sp. NBC_00416, one region contains:
- the infB gene encoding translation initiation factor IF-2 → MAGKARVHELAKELGVTSKELLAKLKEQGEFVKSASSTVEAPVARRLRESIAPKSAPAKSQSNGKSAVRPGPSNGAKPAAPGPRPGPRPPAATPGPVEAAPAAESTAAPATGNAPKPAGPRPGPAVKPAPAPAQEPAQPQAPEATPAPAQGGPRPGQPRAAAPGQSPARPGPKPGPKTPRVGNNPYSSAPERERPTPRPQPGQGGPRPAPGQGGPRPGPAQGGPRPQGGPRPGQNAPRPGPGGPRPAAAQGGGPRPGGPRPSPSSMPPRPTPGAMPQRSARPGPAAGGRPGGGGGRPGGPGGRPGGGGGGGGYRGGGGAPAGTGAPAGGGGGFRGRPGGGGGRPGGPGGRGGAAGAFGRPGGAPRRGRKSKRQKRQEYDSMQAPSVGGVRLPRGNGEVIRLARGASLSDFAEKIDANPAALVQALFNLGEMVTATQSVNDETLELLGGEMNYVVHVVSPEDEDRELLESFDLTYGEDEGGEEDLEQRPPVVTVMGHVDHGKTRLLDTIRKANVREGEAGGITQHIGAYQVPTHLGDDERLITFIDTPGHEAFTAMRARGAKATDIAILVVAADDGVMPQTVEAINHAQAADVPIVVAVNKIDKEGANPEKIRQQLTEYNLVAEEYGGETMFVDISAKQGTNIEALLEAVLLTADAALDLRANPEQDAQGVAIEAHLDRGRGPVATVLIQRGTLRVGDSIVAGDAYGRVRRMVDEHGADVEAALPSRPVQVIGFTSVPGAGDNLLVVDEDRIARQIADRRNARKRNALAARSRKRISLEDLDAALKETSELNLILKGDNSGTVEALEEALLGIQIDDEVRLRVIDRGVGGVTETNVNLASASNAIIIGFNVRAEGKATELANREGVDIRYYSVIYQAIDEIESALKGMLKPVYEEVELGRAEIRAIFRSSKIGLIAGCMVTSGSVKRNAKARLLRDNVVVAESTTISSLRREKDDATEVREGFECGMTLTYSDIKEGDIIEAYELREKPRD, encoded by the coding sequence GTGGCAGGCAAGGCCCGCGTGCACGAGTTGGCAAAAGAACTCGGTGTCACGAGTAAAGAACTACTCGCGAAGCTCAAGGAGCAAGGCGAGTTCGTGAAGTCGGCATCGTCGACGGTGGAGGCACCCGTCGCGCGTCGGCTCCGCGAATCGATCGCGCCGAAATCCGCACCGGCTAAATCCCAGTCGAACGGAAAGAGCGCTGTGCGTCCCGGTCCGTCGAACGGGGCGAAACCCGCGGCGCCCGGGCCACGTCCCGGCCCGCGTCCGCCCGCGGCGACACCCGGTCCCGTCGAAGCGGCGCCGGCTGCCGAGTCCACCGCGGCTCCGGCTACCGGCAACGCCCCGAAACCCGCTGGTCCGCGTCCCGGACCCGCGGTGAAACCGGCCCCGGCTCCCGCCCAGGAACCGGCCCAACCGCAGGCGCCCGAGGCCACACCGGCTCCGGCCCAGGGCGGTCCGCGTCCGGGTCAGCCGCGTGCGGCCGCGCCCGGCCAGAGCCCGGCCCGTCCCGGACCCAAACCGGGTCCGAAGACCCCGCGGGTCGGCAACAACCCCTATTCCTCGGCTCCCGAGCGTGAGCGCCCGACCCCGCGTCCGCAGCCCGGTCAGGGCGGACCCCGTCCGGCTCCGGGCCAGGGCGGTCCGCGTCCGGGCCCGGCGCAGGGTGGCCCGCGTCCGCAGGGCGGGCCCCGTCCCGGCCAGAACGCACCGCGTCCCGGTCCCGGTGGTCCGCGTCCCGCAGCCGCGCAGGGTGGTGGCCCCCGTCCCGGTGGCCCGCGTCCGAGCCCGTCCTCCATGCCGCCGCGTCCGACACCCGGTGCGATGCCGCAGCGTTCGGCCCGTCCCGGCCCGGCGGCCGGTGGTCGTCCCGGTGGCGGCGGTGGCCGTCCGGGTGGTCCCGGTGGTCGTCCCGGTGGCGGTGGCGGTGGTGGTGGTTACCGCGGTGGCGGCGGCGCACCCGCCGGTACCGGTGCTCCCGCCGGTGGTGGCGGCGGTTTCCGCGGTCGTCCCGGTGGCGGCGGTGGTCGCCCGGGTGGTCCCGGTGGTCGCGGCGGTGCGGCCGGCGCGTTCGGCCGTCCCGGTGGCGCGCCCCGGCGTGGTCGCAAGTCGAAGCGGCAGAAGCGCCAGGAATACGATTCGATGCAGGCCCCGTCGGTCGGCGGTGTGCGGCTGCCCCGCGGCAACGGCGAGGTGATCCGTCTCGCTCGCGGCGCGTCGCTGTCCGATTTCGCGGAGAAGATCGACGCCAATCCGGCCGCCTTGGTCCAGGCGTTGTTCAACCTCGGTGAGATGGTCACGGCGACCCAGTCGGTCAACGACGAGACGCTCGAACTGCTCGGCGGCGAGATGAACTACGTCGTGCACGTGGTCAGCCCGGAGGACGAGGACCGCGAACTGCTGGAATCGTTCGACCTGACCTACGGTGAGGACGAGGGCGGCGAGGAAGACCTCGAACAGCGCCCGCCGGTGGTGACCGTCATGGGTCACGTCGACCACGGTAAGACCCGACTGCTGGACACCATCCGTAAGGCCAACGTCCGCGAGGGCGAGGCCGGTGGTATCACCCAGCACATCGGCGCCTACCAGGTGCCGACCCACCTCGGCGACGACGAGCGGCTCATCACCTTCATCGACACCCCGGGTCACGAGGCGTTCACCGCCATGCGTGCCCGTGGCGCCAAGGCCACCGATATCGCGATCCTGGTGGTCGCCGCCGACGACGGCGTGATGCCGCAGACGGTGGAGGCGATCAACCACGCGCAGGCCGCCGATGTGCCGATCGTGGTGGCGGTCAACAAGATCGACAAGGAAGGCGCGAACCCGGAGAAGATCCGGCAGCAGCTGACCGAGTACAACCTCGTGGCCGAGGAGTACGGCGGCGAGACCATGTTCGTCGACATCTCCGCCAAACAGGGCACCAATATCGAAGCCCTGCTCGAGGCGGTGCTGCTCACCGCGGACGCGGCCCTCGATCTGCGGGCCAACCCGGAGCAGGACGCCCAGGGTGTGGCCATCGAGGCGCACCTGGACCGTGGTCGCGGTCCGGTAGCCACGGTGCTGATCCAGCGCGGCACGCTGCGGGTCGGCGACTCCATCGTGGCGGGCGACGCCTACGGCCGGGTCCGCCGCATGGTCGACGAACACGGCGCGGACGTCGAAGCGGCGCTGCCGTCTCGTCCGGTGCAGGTCATCGGTTTCACCTCGGTACCGGGAGCCGGCGACAACCTGCTCGTCGTCGACGAGGACCGGATCGCCCGTCAGATCGCCGACCGGCGCAATGCGCGTAAGCGCAACGCACTGGCCGCGCGCAGCCGGAAGCGGATCAGCCTGGAGGATCTGGATGCCGCGCTGAAGGAGACCAGCGAGCTGAACCTCATCCTCAAGGGCGACAACTCCGGTACCGTCGAGGCCCTCGAAGAGGCCCTGCTCGGGATCCAGATCGACGACGAGGTGCGACTGCGGGTCATCGACCGCGGTGTCGGTGGCGTCACCGAGACCAACGTCAACCTGGCGTCGGCGTCGAACGCGATCATCATCGGGTTCAATGTCCGGGCCGAGGGCAAGGCGACCGAACTCGCCAACCGCGAAGGCGTGGACATCCGGTACTACTCGGTGATCTACCAGGCGATCGACGAGATCGAGAGCGCGCTCAAGGGCATGCTCAAGCCCGTCTACGAAGAGGTGGAACTGGGTCGGGCCGAGATCCGGGCCATCTTCCGCTCCTCGAAGATCGGTCTCATCGCCGGCTGCATGGTCACCTCGGGCAGCGTCAAGCGCAATGCCAAGGCCCGTCTGCTCCGCGATAACGTGGTGGTCGCCGAATCCACGACGATCAGCTCGCTGCGCCGGGAGAAGGACGATGCCACCGAGGTCCGCGAGGGCTTCGAATGCGGTATGACGCTGACCTACTCCGATATCAAGGAAGGCGACATCATCGAGGCCTACGAGTTGCGCGAGAAGCCGCGCGACTGA
- a CDS encoding YlxR family protein, which yields MTSSGAGLEVGVRSAVEWCEVRSESSVTGHDRDGESAALRRRAVPVRTCIGCRKREPAPELLRIVACGRSTGNGADAVTIVPDPQHRLSGRGAWLHPFSACLSTAVRRRAIGRALRVSGYLDISALEQHLENRHEHS from the coding sequence GTGACGTCATCGGGGGCGGGATTGGAGGTCGGGGTGCGGTCAGCGGTAGAGTGGTGTGAGGTTCGGTCCGAGTCTTCGGTTACCGGGCACGATCGCGATGGTGAGTCTGCGGCGCTTCGGCGCCGGGCGGTGCCGGTGCGGACGTGTATCGGTTGCCGAAAACGCGAACCGGCCCCCGAACTGCTGCGGATCGTGGCGTGCGGGCGTTCGACCGGTAACGGCGCGGACGCTGTCACGATCGTTCCCGATCCACAGCACAGACTTTCCGGACGGGGTGCGTGGCTGCACCCCTTTTCGGCCTGTCTGAGCACAGCGGTTCGGCGCCGAGCGATCGGCAGAGCACTACGAGTGTCCGGATATCTGGATATCTCAGCCCTGGAGCAACACCTCGAGAACAGGCACGAGCACTCATGA
- the nusA gene encoding transcription termination factor NusA, with protein MNIEIEALRAIVADKGISIETVISAIESALLTAYKHTEGHQPNARVEINQRTGLVRVLATELDADGNVISEWDDTPEGFGRIAATTARQVVLQRLRDAENEKSFGEFSTHEGDIVGGVVQRDARANARGTVVVRIGSEVTGAEGLIPSAEQVPGESYEHGDRIKCYVVGVSRGPRGPQITLSRTHPNLVRRLFALEVPEIADGSVEIVAVAREAGHRSKIAVRSTVSGVNAKGACIGPMGQRVRNVMSELAGEKIDIIDYAEDPATFVGNALSPSKVVSVTVVDPDARAARVVVPDFQLSLAIGKEGQNARLAARLTGWRIDIRSDAAPDAGGTVRTEAHRR; from the coding sequence ATGAACATCGAAATCGAAGCCCTGCGCGCTATCGTCGCGGACAAGGGGATCTCGATCGAGACCGTGATCTCCGCGATCGAGTCCGCCTTGCTCACCGCCTACAAGCACACCGAGGGACACCAGCCCAACGCCCGGGTCGAGATCAATCAGCGCACTGGACTCGTGCGGGTGCTGGCCACCGAACTCGACGCCGACGGCAATGTGATCTCCGAATGGGACGACACCCCTGAAGGTTTCGGCCGGATCGCCGCCACCACCGCCCGGCAGGTCGTACTCCAGCGGCTGCGTGATGCCGAGAACGAGAAATCCTTCGGCGAGTTCTCGACCCATGAGGGCGATATCGTCGGCGGTGTCGTGCAACGCGACGCGCGCGCCAATGCCCGCGGCACCGTGGTGGTGCGGATCGGCAGCGAAGTGACCGGCGCCGAAGGGCTGATCCCGTCCGCGGAGCAGGTGCCGGGGGAGAGCTACGAGCACGGCGATCGGATCAAGTGCTACGTGGTGGGGGTGTCGCGCGGCCCGCGTGGCCCGCAGATCACCTTGTCGCGAACCCACCCGAATCTGGTCCGCCGGCTGTTCGCGCTGGAGGTGCCGGAGATCGCGGACGGTTCGGTGGAGATCGTGGCGGTCGCGCGTGAGGCGGGGCATCGCTCCAAGATCGCGGTGCGGTCCACCGTGTCCGGGGTCAATGCCAAGGGCGCCTGTATCGGGCCCATGGGTCAGCGGGTGCGCAACGTGATGAGCGAGCTGGCCGGGGAGAAGATCGACATCATCGACTACGCCGAGGATCCGGCGACCTTCGTGGGTAATGCGCTGTCCCCCTCGAAAGTGGTATCGGTCACTGTCGTGGATCCGGACGCGCGGGCGGCGCGCGTGGTCGTCCCCGATTTCCAGCTCTCGCTGGCGATCGGCAAAGAGGGGCAGAACGCCCGGCTCGCGGCCCGGCTCACCGGCTGGCGGATCGATATCCGCAGTGATGCCGCGCCCGATGCCGGCGGCACGGTGCGGACGGAGGCGCATCGCCGTTGA
- the rimP gene encoding ribosome maturation factor RimP, with protein MPMPTEERVSRLVAGLVAGRGFDLEGVEVSTAAGQTRVRVIVDSDRTADLDTIAELSAQVSACLDDADDEFEAARYLLEVTTPGIDRPLTEPRHWRRARGRKVEISLKPGVAPLEPGLSPGFRARVGALDGDRIALVLGGGRAPRLVTVDLADIDRAVVEVEFSPPNARELELAGGVASGRPPAGADAAELTGTTVDASDSTEGTME; from the coding sequence ATGCCGATGCCGACCGAGGAGAGGGTGAGCCGGCTCGTAGCCGGATTAGTCGCCGGTCGAGGATTCGATCTCGAGGGTGTCGAGGTGTCGACCGCGGCGGGGCAGACCCGGGTCCGGGTGATCGTGGACAGCGACCGGACCGCGGACCTCGACACCATCGCCGAACTCAGCGCACAGGTGTCGGCATGCCTGGACGACGCGGACGACGAATTCGAGGCCGCCCGGTACCTGCTCGAGGTGACCACCCCGGGTATCGACCGGCCGCTCACCGAGCCCCGCCACTGGCGCCGGGCGCGTGGGCGCAAGGTCGAGATCAGCCTGAAACCGGGCGTCGCGCCGCTGGAACCCGGGCTGTCGCCGGGGTTCCGGGCGCGGGTCGGCGCCTTGGACGGCGACCGGATCGCGTTGGTGCTCGGTGGGGGACGTGCACCGCGTCTGGTCACCGTGGACCTCGCCGATATCGACCGCGCTGTGGTGGAGGTGGAGTTCTCCCCGCCCAACGCACGCGAACTCGAACTCGCCGGGGGCGTCGCCTCCGGCCGCCCACCCGCGGGAGCGGATGCCGCGGAGCTCACCGGAACTACCGTCGACGCGTCCGATTCGACCGAAGGGACCATGGAATGA
- a CDS encoding ferritin-like domain-containing protein has translation MSGAEQQALRDALDAEYAAVYAYGLIAAHTSPDQRRTVDQHTAAHRARRDATVDLLTGSGSGVAVPPPEPAYTVPGEVTDPASAARLAVVVETDTAVAWRAVVERAGTETTRRTGVEALTEAAGRCALWQFAAGAEPATTAFPGRP, from the coding sequence ATGAGCGGCGCCGAACAGCAGGCGTTGCGCGATGCGCTGGACGCCGAATACGCGGCCGTCTACGCCTACGGACTGATCGCGGCCCATACCAGCCCCGACCAGCGCCGCACCGTCGATCAGCACACCGCCGCCCATCGTGCGCGACGCGACGCGACCGTCGACCTCCTCACCGGTTCGGGGTCCGGGGTGGCGGTGCCGCCGCCCGAGCCCGCCTACACCGTGCCCGGGGAGGTGACCGATCCGGCGTCGGCCGCCCGGCTGGCGGTCGTGGTCGAGACCGATACCGCGGTGGCCTGGCGAGCGGTCGTCGAACGAGCAGGCACCGAGACGACCCGCCGCACCGGGGTGGAAGCACTCACCGAGGCGGCCGGCCGCTGCGCGCTCTGGCAGTTCGCCGCCGGCGCCGAACCGGCGACCACGGCGTTTCCCGGTCGGCCCTGA
- a CDS encoding NAD(P)H-dependent amine dehydrogenase family protein, with the protein MTLRVVLVGTGNAGRIALTQLITDPRFDLVGVCVSSPEKVGIDAGELAGLGTKTGITAVDDLDQLLAAGPDCAVYCAMGDTRLVEAMGDVRRILAAGVNVVGTSPGLLMYPWGTLPPKFFAEVEAAAAAGNTSLFVNGVDPGFVNDLIPFALASTCREIEQVRCLELADYATYDGSTVMFDVMGFGTSLDETPMLLQPGVLGIAWGAGMRALAAGLGVEIDEITETYEREPAPDSFEVAVGEVPKGSQAALRFEITGHVGGRPAIVVEHITRLRDDLRPDWARPAQPGGSYRVEITGEPSYAVDICPTSRHGDHNYAAILAGVGRVVNAIPAVVAAEPGIRTTGDLPLYTGPGLTASA; encoded by the coding sequence ATGACTCTTCGCGTCGTCCTCGTCGGCACCGGCAACGCCGGCCGGATCGCCTTGACGCAGCTCATCACCGACCCCCGCTTCGACCTCGTCGGTGTCTGCGTATCCAGCCCGGAGAAAGTGGGGATCGACGCGGGCGAACTGGCCGGCCTCGGGACGAAGACCGGAATCACGGCGGTCGACGACCTCGACCAGTTGCTGGCCGCCGGTCCCGACTGCGCGGTCTACTGCGCAATGGGCGATACCCGGTTGGTCGAGGCGATGGGCGATGTCCGCCGGATCCTGGCCGCCGGGGTGAACGTGGTGGGGACCTCGCCCGGCCTGCTCATGTATCCGTGGGGAACACTGCCGCCGAAATTCTTCGCCGAGGTCGAAGCCGCCGCGGCGGCCGGTAACACGAGCCTGTTCGTCAACGGCGTGGATCCCGGGTTCGTCAACGATCTGATCCCGTTCGCGCTGGCCTCCACCTGCCGCGAGATCGAACAGGTGCGGTGCTTGGAACTCGCGGACTACGCCACCTACGACGGCTCCACGGTCATGTTCGACGTCATGGGATTCGGAACATCGCTCGACGAGACCCCGATGTTGCTGCAGCCGGGCGTGCTGGGAATCGCCTGGGGGGCGGGAATGCGTGCGCTGGCGGCCGGGCTCGGCGTGGAGATCGACGAGATCACCGAGACCTATGAACGTGAGCCCGCGCCGGACAGCTTCGAGGTCGCGGTGGGAGAGGTCCCCAAGGGCAGTCAGGCGGCACTGCGGTTCGAGATCACCGGGCATGTGGGCGGCCGACCGGCGATCGTGGTCGAACACATCACCCGGTTGCGTGATGATCTGCGGCCCGACTGGGCGCGGCCCGCGCAGCCGGGCGGTTCCTACCGGGTGGAGATCACCGGCGAACCCTCCTACGCGGTCGACATCTGCCCGACCAGCCGTCACGGCGACCACAACTACGCCGCGATACTGGCCGGCGTCGGCCGGGTGGTGAATGCCATACCGGCTGTCGTGGCCGCCGAACCCGGTATCCGCACCACCGGTGACCTGCCGTTGTACACCGGACCCGGTCTCACTGCCTCCGCGTGA
- a CDS encoding glucose 1-dehydrogenase, with translation MGRVDGKVALISGGARGMGAAHAKLLVAEGARVVLGDVLHDEGKALADEIGAAARYVPLDVTEPEQWETAVATAVTEFGKLDVLVNNAGIVNGAPLQKLSLEKFRAVLDVNLVGTFLGMRAAVEPMIAAGGGSIINVSSVEGLRGAPFAHGYVASKWGVRGLAKSAALELAPHGIRVNSVHPGLIRTPMTAGIPDDLVTIPLGRPAESAEVATFILFLASDESSYATGSEFVVDGGLVTGVPHK, from the coding sequence ATGGGACGTGTAGACGGCAAAGTTGCCCTGATCAGTGGCGGCGCCCGCGGTATGGGCGCGGCCCACGCGAAACTGCTGGTAGCCGAGGGCGCGCGGGTCGTCCTCGGCGATGTTCTCCACGATGAGGGCAAAGCCCTGGCCGACGAGATCGGGGCCGCCGCGCGCTACGTGCCGCTGGACGTCACCGAACCCGAGCAATGGGAGACCGCCGTCGCCACGGCTGTCACCGAGTTCGGCAAGCTCGACGTGCTGGTGAACAATGCCGGAATCGTCAACGGCGCACCCCTGCAGAAGCTCTCGCTGGAGAAGTTCCGGGCCGTCCTCGACGTGAACCTGGTCGGCACGTTCCTGGGCATGCGCGCCGCCGTCGAACCCATGATCGCCGCCGGCGGCGGGTCGATCATCAACGTCTCCTCCGTCGAAGGCCTGCGCGGGGCGCCGTTCGCGCACGGTTACGTGGCGTCCAAATGGGGCGTGCGCGGCCTGGCCAAATCCGCGGCACTCGAGTTGGCCCCGCACGGCATCCGGGTGAACTCCGTACACCCCGGACTCATCCGCACCCCGATGACCGCGGGCATCCCCGACGATCTGGTGACGATTCCGCTGGGCCGCCCCGCCGAATCGGCGGAGGTCGCCACCTTCATCCTCTTCCTGGCCAGCGACGAATCCTCCTACGCCACCGGCAGCGAGTTCGTGGTCGACGGCGGCCTGGTCACCGGAGTCCCGCACAAATAG
- a CDS encoding TetR/AcrR family transcriptional regulator — MTPARTPARPRGRVDKRQAILVAAFTVFATAGYAQARVDQIAAEAGVAKATVYSHFGDKEQVFRAAVQALSEAALAANLAVVEELAEPAGDLTAALRTVGKELVRCYCSPESRALRRLVCAESGQFPDLPGIVDGVARQVGRALADRLARLALSGALRIDDPDMAAAQWAALLTGPLGAGYQFGIESPPESEIDAVTDAAVTTFLAAFGP, encoded by the coding sequence ATGACTCCGGCCCGCACTCCCGCCCGCCCCCGCGGCCGCGTCGATAAGCGGCAGGCGATATTGGTCGCCGCCTTCACGGTTTTCGCGACCGCCGGCTACGCGCAGGCTCGGGTGGACCAGATCGCCGCCGAAGCCGGGGTGGCCAAAGCCACTGTGTACAGCCACTTCGGCGATAAGGAGCAGGTCTTCCGCGCGGCGGTACAGGCGCTGTCGGAGGCCGCGCTGGCGGCGAATCTGGCTGTGGTCGAGGAACTGGCCGAACCGGCCGGAGATCTGACGGCCGCGCTGCGGACCGTCGGCAAAGAGCTGGTCCGGTGCTACTGCTCGCCGGAATCGCGCGCGCTGCGGCGGCTCGTGTGCGCCGAATCCGGGCAGTTCCCCGACCTGCCCGGAATCGTCGACGGGGTGGCCCGGCAGGTCGGCCGGGCCCTGGCCGATCGGCTCGCCCGCCTAGCGCTGTCCGGTGCGCTGCGCATCGACGACCCGGATATGGCCGCCGCGCAGTGGGCCGCACTGCTCACGGGCCCGCTCGGGGCCGGCTACCAGTTCGGGATCGAATCGCCGCCCGAATCCGAAATCGACGCGGTGACCGACGCTGCGGTGACGACGTTCTTGGCCGCCTTCGGGCCCTGA
- a CDS encoding SDR family NAD(P)-dependent oxidoreductase translates to MKTVAITGGTDGIGRALALTHLERGDRVVAIGRSTEKGDAVRAAAAGLGAADRLEFLRADLSLVTENFRALDRLTTTYPHIDTLVLGARHYRSARAVTPEGFEASFALFYLSRYLLSHGLAEHLARATAPVVLDLSGPGGDLSRINWDDLQFTDSYDPDAVMHQCGKLSDLLAVAFTRDHPDSRIRYLLLHPGLTATGFSGSYSAADAEIVAGMRRRGQPVAAAVARIMRHLDAPPTAPLSAFMQDTPVDTAGEPFDPAAAERLAVYTRELLEEAGFGRA, encoded by the coding sequence ATGAAAACCGTGGCGATCACAGGCGGCACCGATGGCATCGGCAGAGCACTGGCGCTCACCCACCTGGAACGCGGCGACCGAGTCGTAGCCATCGGCCGGAGCACCGAAAAAGGCGACGCTGTCCGCGCCGCGGCGGCCGGGTTGGGCGCGGCCGATCGCCTCGAGTTCCTCCGCGCCGACCTGAGCCTGGTCACCGAGAACTTCCGGGCACTCGACCGGTTGACCACCACTTACCCGCATATCGACACCCTCGTCCTCGGGGCGCGCCACTACCGGTCGGCGCGGGCGGTGACCCCGGAGGGATTCGAGGCATCCTTCGCCCTCTTCTATCTGAGCCGCTATCTGCTGAGCCACGGCCTGGCCGAACACCTGGCACGGGCCACCGCGCCGGTGGTGCTGGACCTGTCCGGCCCGGGCGGCGACCTCTCCCGGATCAACTGGGACGATCTACAGTTCACGGACTCTTACGATCCGGACGCGGTCATGCACCAGTGCGGCAAGCTCAGCGACCTGCTCGCGGTCGCCTTCACCCGAGATCACCCGGACAGCCGTATCCGCTACCTCCTACTGCACCCGGGACTGACCGCCACCGGATTCAGCGGCTCCTATTCCGCCGCGGACGCGGAGATCGTGGCGGGGATGCGGCGCCGCGGGCAACCGGTCGCCGCCGCCGTCGCCCGGATCATGCGACATCTCGACGCACCCCCGACGGCGCCGCTGTCGGCATTCATGCAGGACACTCCGGTCGACACGGCAGGCGAACCGTTCGACCCCGCCGCCGCCGAGAGACTCGCCGTGTACACCAGAGAGCTGCTCGAGGAAGCCGGGTTCGGCCGCGCCTGA
- a CDS encoding TetR/AcrR family transcriptional regulator — MPGIANNEETNLTPAARRILDTAAELFYSRGIHAVGVDTIAAESGVTKRTLYDRFGSKDGLLVTYLEERDRRWRARIDAHLAAETDPLRRLLTPFDVLPEWLPDSSRGCSFINAFAELPEPDHPGRQVIVAEKTWLRDFFRDHAAAAGAAAPDRLAVQLLSLHEGAIVSYSMTGEHDAPAAVRAAAEQLAELATTR; from the coding sequence ATGCCCGGTATCGCGAACAACGAGGAAACGAATCTGACACCGGCGGCTCGGCGCATCCTGGACACCGCCGCCGAACTCTTCTACTCGCGTGGGATCCACGCCGTCGGCGTCGACACCATCGCCGCCGAATCCGGCGTCACGAAGCGAACTCTGTACGACCGCTTCGGTTCCAAGGACGGCCTGCTGGTGACCTATCTCGAAGAGCGCGACCGCCGTTGGCGCGCGCGCATCGACGCGCACCTCGCCGCCGAGACCGATCCCCTCCGGCGACTGTTGACGCCCTTCGACGTCCTGCCCGAATGGCTGCCGGACAGCAGCAGGGGATGCAGTTTCATCAACGCGTTCGCCGAACTACCCGAACCGGATCATCCGGGCCGGCAGGTGATCGTCGCGGAGAAGACCTGGCTGCGCGACTTCTTCCGGGATCACGCCGCCGCGGCGGGGGCAGCGGCACCGGATCGGCTCGCGGTGCAACTGCTGAGCCTGCACGAAGGCGCGATCGTCAGCTATTCCATGACCGGCGAGCACGACGCTCCGGCCGCGGTGCGCGCGGCCGCGGAGCAGCTCGCCGAGCTGGCCACGACACGCTGA